The Clupea harengus chromosome 13, Ch_v2.0.2, whole genome shotgun sequence DNA window ACCGCACCCGCCAATGACACCCCCCTGGGACTCGAACTCTGCATGAAACTCATCCACAGATGCTTTTGGTTGTGGTGCGGGGGATCGTGCGGATTTAATGCAACTGTTGTCATCTCGGCAGAGTCAATCATTCCTGCTAGTGACCTCCTCTTTCCTGCGGAAACctgactgtgtttttctctgtgtgtgtgtgtgtgtgtgtgtgtgtgtgtgtgtgtgtgtgtgtgtgtcagcaccgAAGAGAGCTACTCAACAGTTGTGTCTTTGCATGAGCACGGTGTGGTGAGCTTAGCTGAAGGGAAAGCTTCGGGAGGTAAAGTGGCATGAAGCAGACGCCCAGTGGGAGGACAGATACCCCGTTCCTCCCTGCCCGAGaccccagtccccccccccccccacacagcaGTGAGGTCGCGGCATCACCTCATCGCCGTGGAAACCTCAGATCTTTGCTAAGCTGTGGGTCTCTTTCTCAATCCAGCGCAGGAATCTGCTGACCCGCGTGTAAACGCCAGGATAGGTGGGGTCACCGCAGCCGTGACCCCAAGATATGACCCCCGTTAGCACCCAGCGACCACCCTCGTCCTGGCACACCAGTGGACCCCCACTGTCTCCCTGGCAACTGTCCACTCGCCGGCGGTCCGAcaggctgcctgcacacatCATGCGACTGGTGAAACGGTTGCCATAGCGCTTCTTACACTTCCAAGAGGGCAGCAGGGGAACCCAGGCCTGCAGAAGCGTACGGGAGTACTCCGAatctaagagagagaaagagggtgcaAAACGAGATGAAGACAAGGTAAGGAACAGAGGCAAGGTCATACACTTAAGCTAAGCGATGGCAGATTAAAATACCCTGATTGTTGGCAATCCTCTCCACTCATGAGAAACAGGTACATTTCCCCTTCAGCACTGAACACTTTTTCACACTTACATATTTAATCTGTATGAAATGTTAATGAAAAGGTTAACGTTAGTGAAGAGGTTAATGAAAATGATCAACCTAAATGGGTTAAACCCAGTTCTCCAAGGGCCGAAGAGCTAGAATACTGAACAAATGCCAATCCATGCTGTGGTCTGTCGTCCTGCCTCAGTACCTGAGATGCCCCAGCCCGTGATGACACAAGCCGCAGGCCTCTTGACCTTCTTGCTGCTGAGGGTGGGCAGGCAGGCGGCGTTGGTGTGGGGGTTGAAGCCCACGCAGGTCCCCTCGGAGCCCTTGAGTTTGAGCAGGGCGATGTCGTACTCCCAGCCCTGGCTCTGGTACTTCCGGTGAATCACGATGCGCTCGGGGGTGAGGCTGCGCTCAAAGTCGTCCCGCTCCACCGTGTGGTAGTCCCCCAGCCGCACCACGTAGCGGGACGGGTCGCTGCCGAACctgggagagaggaacagagagagagagagagagagagagagagagagagaggtacagagagagagagagagagagaggtacagagagagggagagagagagaggtacagagagagaggtacagagagagagagagagagacagagagagagagaggtacagagaggtacagaaaggtacagagagagagagagagagaggtacagagaggtacagagagagagagagagagagagaggtacagagagagagagagagagaaaagagacattCTCACGTAAGAAAAAGCCGAGCTCCCCAGAAAGAACAACACAGCGAGTGAAACTAAGATGAAACTAAGACGAGGCACCTCAGGGGGTGACCTGCCAACAACAACAGAGTGGGGATGGGAGTGAGTCCAACCGCAGGGTAAACACACTCCGCTCCGCGCAGGGGAAGAGGCATGGAAACATCTAAATGTGCCGAGCGTGAATGCACATGAAATTGACTGCAGCAGATTTGGCTGACCTTTCTTGCTCGAGAGCTTGCCTGCAGCGGGATTTCACTCGGGTCTTGCCTCAACTTATCTGGCCAGATGTTCCATACAGTTTTAAACAGCTCAATCAGGTGCGTTCCATTGGGGGTTTAGAATCTAGCATTACCAGGAGCAGTGGTGTAGTCTATTGGTATTTCACTtaaaagtagtagtagtacagtCTGTAATTCTACTCCAATAAATTAGTTTGGTCTCTAATTAGTAGCCCAGAACAGGCCATAAACAGTTCCAGACAACCAACACGTTGTTGTTAAGCTCAAATAATAACCACCTTTCACCAGAATACCAGCGTACTGCATCTTTAACGCTTTCAACGCTATTAGTTGATAATTGACCACCAGATgtcctccccctcacctcttGAAGCAGTGGGCTGCGGTCACCACCCAGCAGGAGTTGATGAGGGTGGCTCCACACAGTGGATGGTTCCCCTTGGACTGCGACCTCAGCCACAGAGACACCTGCCATGGCCAATCCCCCCTGGAAAGATCAACACAAAAAGACTTTCCTTAAAAGAAGTTAATTAATTAAGTTAATTTAATTAGGTTTCGTTCACTAATGCCTTTATTAATTTAGTTCACTATTAGGTTACTTGCAAGTGAGACAATGTTCAGTCTGTGTCAGTATGACTGTGCATTACAGGGTTATGTTCTACATTGAGACAATGTTCGGTCTGTGTCAGTATGACTGTGCATTACAGGGTTCTGTTCTACATTGAGCTGTCGGCGGGTACCTGAGGGACTTATCCCCTCCGATGATCCTCCTTCTGCGGCGCTGTGTGTTTGGCCTAACACCGCAGACGGGCGCTGCCATGGCGCCGTCTCCCACGGGCGCGGTGACATAGTCACAGATGACCCCGGCGTCCTCGCTGTGGCGGCAGTCATGGGCATCATGCCCCTCAGCCTGGCACTCGCCCAGAGACGACTCTTTGCCCGTGCACCTCACGTTGTCCAGGAGGATGGGACCTTGGCCCTCCCCGAAATAGGCCATGGAGCGCGCCTTGGACACCCCTCTGaaagataggtagatagatagatagatagatagatagataggtagatggatagataggtagatagatagatagataggtagatggatagatagatagatagatagatagatagatagatagatagatagatagatagatagataggtaggtagatagatagatagatagatagataggtagatggatagataggtagatagatagatagatagatagatagatagatagatagatagatagatagatagatagatagatggatactttatttatcccgagggaaattaaggacatccagtagcttatacaactcacaaacacacgtatacagaaaaccacacacacatagggagaacatgttcaaaaggagtggggtggtaacagataccagaatgggtctgaccctatggtacaataTAAGGTTGGGACACGAAGCAGCATATCAGCCATAAGCTTGAATGTCAACTAATAAAAGGTCTAAATCCCAAGGAAGGATTCAAGCATGTGCTTGGACCATACATTGTCACAATTAGTGTACAATCACCTGTAACTACTTTATGAACTATAAAtcactgtgtttttgtttcgcttagaatgagccctttatATCTACATAAGGAGGTGGTTCTCTTCCATGGAGGCCGCCATGTTTCTATAGTAGCCCAGaagggacaaaccaaaacacggGCTCTAGAGATCTCTAGAGATAGCCTGCCCATCTTTATGGCAGTTGAGGGCCACCGTAGAGATGCTCTACACGCTTGGAAAGggaggggtattcagttggttgcaattcagcaacctcaccactagatgcatCTGAATCCTACACAATGCACCTTTAATACCTCAGCACTAGATGCATCTGaatcctacacactgcacctttaataccTCACTACTAGATGCATCTGAATCCTACACACTGCATCTTTAatacctcaccactagatgcatCTGAATCCTACACACTGCGCCTTTAatacctcaccactagatgcatCTGAttcctacacactgcacctttaatacctcaccactagatgcatCTGAATCCTACACACTGCGCCTTTAatacctcaccactagatgcatCTGAATCCTACACACTTCACCTTTAATACCTCCCCACTAGATGCATCTGAATCCTACACAATGCACCTTTAatacctcaccactagatgaaTCTGAATCCTACACAGTGCACCTTTAatacctcaccactagatgcatCTGAATCCTAAACAGTGCACCTTTAatacctcaccactagatgcatctgaatcctacacactgcacctttaataccTCAGCACTAGATGCATCTGAATCCTACACAGTGCACCTTTAatacctcaccactagatgcatCTGAATCCTACACAGTGCACCTTTAatacctcaccactagatgcatctgaatcctacacactgcacctttaatagaCATATGTTGTGCATTccttgttgtttattgtttgttagaACTGCAATGCATTGAGTTAATCAGAAACACCTAAACTCCTCAGTCAGAGGAATCAGTATTCCATCCCATCAAGCGCCCTCTTTTGTTTTCCTCCTTTGATGTGTGTTGGCTGCACTGCGTCCACATGTGTGACGGATTGTTCCCCACTGGATGCCTCGACCCGctagctggagggagggagggagggagtgagggagtgaaggagggagggaaggagggagggagggagggaggaagggagggagagagtgagtgagggagggagagagggagggagtgaaggagggagggagggagtgagtgagggagggagtgagtgagggagtgaaggagggagagagggagggagagagggagggagggagggaggggatggaaACAGTGAGGAGGCCGTCACTTACACGAAGCCCAGCTGCCTGCACACCACCGTGGCGCTGACGTCATTCCAGCCGTCGTCACACACGCTGCCCCACTGGGCGCCCAGGAACACCTCCACACGGCCCTCCTTCCTGCTCTCGCCCGCCACCAGTCTCACCAGGGGCCCTGAGGGACCACGGCAGAAAGGGGGACATGGTGTTTAATGCATGCATACACTGTCATTACAGTCCATGTTGATGGAATGGTCAGGCAGCCGAATGCGTTTGTCTATATAGTGTATGTTCATGTCATATTGAATACAATTGTATTGATTCATGTAGCGCTATTAGCACAGCTTTTGACACTGATTGGCACATCTCAAGGCACTTTAGAGGACTCAAAGCCTGACCatcttagagcaagcacacaggtGAGAAtgtcaaggggaaaaaaacctttTAAAAGGAAAGAACCAAGACCATAATCCATCTTATAATgtggagtgatgtgtgtgtgtgcgatgagttgtggtgtgtggggagtgatgtgtgtgtgcgatgagttgtggtgtgtgatctgtgtgtgcgatgagatgtggtgtgtggggagtgatgtgtgtgtgcgatgcgttgtggtgtgtgtctgctcttacAGTACATCAGCACACATTAGGGATCTCTCTGCAGAGGCGGCCATTTTAGAGACCTATTCCAGCATGTCCTCTCCTGCTTCAAAATGTGACTAGGCTCTCTGACCAGGGCCCTACGCTGCGGCCATCTTCCTTATCTACCTGAGACAGGTGCTGCGGCCATCTTCCTTATCTACCTGAGACAGGCGCAGCCATCTTCCTTATCTACCTGAGACAGCCGCAGCCATCTTCCTTATCTACCTGAGACAGGCTGCGGCCATCTTCCTTATCTACCTGAGACAGCCGCAGCCATCTTCCTTATCTACCTGAGACAGGCTGCTGCCATCTTCCTTATCTACCTGAGACAGGCTGCGGCCATCTTCCTTATCTACCTGAGACAGCCGCAGCCATCTTCCTTATCTACCTGAGACAGGCTGCGGCCATCTTCCTTATCTACCTGAGACAGCCGCAGCCATCTTCCTTATCTACCTGAGACAGCCGCAGCCATCTTCCTTATCTACCTGAGACGGGCGCTGCGGCGGGGATCTCGTTGGCGTCTCCTCCTCTGTCGCACCGGACCGCCACGTCTTCGGAGTGTGAACAGTCATGGCGGCCCCACTCTGCATGGGCACAGTCCAGCAGCGAACTCTCTGCACCAGTGCACCGCACCTCATCCAGATAGATCAGCCCCGAGCCCTCGCCAAAACTGCCAATCGCCACCGACTCAGCTCGCCCTCTGGTGGTCAAAATGCAGTATTACGATCTGCACCACAGCCTCCACAACTGAAAAAAGTACAGATCGGCGGTGCCCAACCCTTTTATTTTACAAATTATATAGTTTTTCAAAACTTGGACCTTGGAGCATCCTGCACTTG harbors:
- the si:ch211-51a6.2 gene encoding neurotrypsin, yielding MDRGTCQRILLRLVVYYSSVFVSGEVSLPDGSINIVQNAVPLSCSEGFTELGFYNGSVSQTDSGSPCLKWTDFPDYVLQYPGRGLGDHNYCRNPDREANPWCFFRQSSGAVGWAYCDCHQGSARLVGGSSKSGRLEVYLNGQWGAVCDTRWTDRDASVICRQLGLGEIGTALQHSYFGPGSGLFHYERLGCHGNENSLLECRIRKFISGDCNHGNEAGVVCVEPEGNGAPLRLVGGLEDFEGRVEVYHGGRWGSICDDQWDDIDAEVVCRQLGLGGVAKAWTWAHFGQGSGPILLDGVQCTGNELSLEECPHGGWGRHNCDHLEDASVSCNPYTDGVVRLVGGDSPWEGRLEVYHSGDWGTVCDDSWTELNPQVVCRQLGFRGRAESVAIGSFGEGSGLIYLDEVRCTGAESSLLDCAHAEWGRHDCSHSEDVAVRCDRGGDANEIPAAAPVSGPLVRLVAGESRKEGRVEVFLGAQWGSVCDDGWNDVSATVVCRQLGFVGVSKARSMAYFGEGQGPILLDNVRCTGKESSLGECQAEGHDAHDCRHSEDAGVICDYVTAPVGDGAMAAPVCGVRPNTQRRRRRIIGGDKSLRGDWPWQVSLWLRSQSKGNHPLCGATLINSCWVVTAAHCFKRFGSDPSRYVVRLGDYHTVERDDFERSLTPERIVIHRKYQSQGWEYDIALLKLKGSEGTCVGFNPHTNAACLPTLSSKKVKRPAACVITGWGISDSEYSRTLLQAWVPLLPSWKCKKRYGNRFTSRMMCAGSLSDRRRVDSCQGDSGGPLVCQDEGGRWVLTGVISWGHGCGDPTYPGVYTRVSRFLRWIEKETHSLAKI